The Bdellovibrio sp. ZAP7 DNA segment AACAGAAACATCATCAGCACCTTCAGAAGCTTCCATTTCAGCCGCTTCGTCATCAGTTGCTTCTGGTAAGAAGCCCTCAGATTCTTCCTCTTCTTGAAGGAAGATAGAAGCATCCGCCTCAATACCATCAAGCTCATTCAATTCATCAGAACCTTCTTCTGCAGAAGTTTCTTCTGTTTCTTCAGCAGTCATTTCAAAAGTGACTTCTTCTGTTTCAACTTCCGTTGCCACAGCAACTTCGGTTTCCATCACTTCTGTGTCTAAAACTTCTTTATTCTTTTTGGAGTTCTTTTTCTTCTTAGACATTTCTACGCCTCAGCTTCAGTCTTAGGATCAGTATCAATAAATTCTTCAAAAATTAGTTCAGATTCAGCAACTACATCGTCAGATGTCGCAACCATTTCAGCAGCCACCACCGCTACGGCTTCTGCTGGCTCAAAAGTGGCAACTTCAAGTTGTTCTTCAACTTCTGTTTCAATGAATGATTCAGAGATCGGCTCAACAACGGTTTCAAACGGTGCCTCCACCTCTGTTTCAGCGACAACTTCCGTCATTTCAACTGTCGTATCTGCAAGGATTTCTTCAGCAGCAGTGATAGCTTCTTCTGTCATTGCTTCTTCAAGTTGAAGTTCAGCTTCGACTTCAGCTACAGTTTCCTGCGCCATCTCAACAATCACTTCAGATGCAGCCACAGTTTCTGTAGCCATCTCTTCTAATTCGCCTTCAGCAGCCAGAATTTCTTCATCCGAGGCAGCCTCTGCGCCACCCTCTTCGGCTTCCAAGAAGTCCAGCTCTGCATCCATACCCGCAATTTCCGCTGTTAGATCAGACATACCTGCCGTGAAATCCATTGGAGTTTCAACAAAGCTCATTTGAGCTTGCTGCTCAACCGGAGCTTCATCAGCACTGTCATCCATAAGATCTTCTGTTGGATCGGCTTTTTTAGCGTCAGCCATCATTTGTTCAGCGATTCTGTCAGCGCCCATAGAATCGTACTCTTCCACGCGGGACAGAACATCTGTTTCGATCGGTTTTTTTGTATCAACCCAGATGTCTGAATAAACTTCTGACTGGTAAAGACCTACGAAGCCCATTTTACCAAGCTCAAGCAAAGACAAGAACGTGATCAAAGCCTGACGAGCGCGATCTTCTGTCGCATTCACCAACTCCATCATTGTGATTTTGCGGCCTACGATAAGGTAGTCTTTCAACTCCAATACGCGGCTGGAGATGGATTGAGCTTTCGCTTTAACTTCGTGGACTTTCTTTTTAACAGAACGCAAAACTTTGCGATAAGAAGAGATCAACGCAAACAACGCGTTGTCTTCAAGAATGATTTCGTCTTCTTTTTCATCCAGTTTTTCACGGGAACCACGCAACCAAACGTCACGACCCACCAAAGGACGATCATAAAGAAGTTTCGCGGCCTCTTGGTATTTTTGGTATTCCAAAAGTTTTTGAACCAACTCTTTACGTGGATCTTCCTGCTCGATGACTTCGCCGTTCTCATTATATTGAGGCAGAAGCATGCGGGATTTGATTTGGATCAAAGTGGAAGCCATGGCGATGAACTCACCCGCTACTTCCAAATCCAATTCTTTCATCAAACGAATATAATCAAGGTATTGCTTTGTGATCTCATGGATTTTGATATCCATAATATCCATCTCTTCCTTGCGGATGAGATATAGCAACAAGCCCAATGGTCCTTCAAACTTGGGCAATTGAACTGTAATACTCATGAAAGCGGTCCCCTCTAAAACGTTCTGAATGAATGGAATTTCTGTTTAAGAAATTCCGAACCCAGCCAGAGCTAACGTAAGTAAACTTTGTGCACTCCAAAACACAGGGATTGCCAAAATACGCAATGCACCTGTCAGAACTAATCCCATCAAAACCATGCTGGTGATTTGTTCATTCTGTTCCAACTTATAATTCAATTGGGCCGGCAAAAATCTTGCGAGCACTTTACCGCCATCCAGTGGATGAAGCGGGATCATATTGAAAAACGCCAGGAACAAGTTTGTCATCAAAAATGCTTTTAAAATCTCGAACACCGGTTTGAAATAAATCGATGCGGAAAAGAACTTCGCCAGGAAGCCAATAAGGAACGCCGCAACAATCGCCAATAGAATGTTTGAAAGCGGACCGGCAAGTGCAATCCAGAACATATCCACGCGAGGATTTTTTAAATTACGGGAATTCACCGGGACTGGCTTAGCCCAACCGAAGAAAATCGGAGTTGCCAGAACGATGGACACCAGTGGCAAAATAAATGTACCAATCATATCCATATGAACCAAAGGGTTCATGGAAAGACGGCCCATTTGTTCCGCCGTGTTGTCACCACGCAGACGCGCAACCCAGCCGTGTGCAAATTCGTGAAAGCACAGTGCGAAAAGAAAAGGGATAAAATAAATGCCAATCTTGGCGCCGATTTCTGCAATATCCATATAATTACCTTCAGAGATTAGACGGCAAACCTAGACCCTTGTCTAGTGTGAGAAGTCATTTGCACATAATAAGTGCAATCATCATAACACAGTCCGTTAAGAGAAAAGCTCCTGTCCTTCCAACCTCTTGAATAAAAATCGCGATCTGGATATGGTCTTCCGACTTGTTAATTAACGTATGAGGGAGAAACCATGTCTGACGTAACTAATGCACGTCCAGCTTTGACAACACTATCTGAAGACGAAACGGCTTTCCGTGATGCTGTAAGAGCCTTCGCAGAATCTGAAATCAAACCCCATGTGACACACATGGACGAAAAAGCTGAGATGAACAAAGACATCCTTAAAAAGCTTTTCGAAATGGGCTTGATGGGTATCGAAACTCCAGAAAAATACGGCGGCGCAGGTTCCACTTTCACAATGGCTTGCTTGGCTGTTGAAGAAATCGGTCGCGTAGACGGTTCAGTTTCTGTTCTTGTTGACGTACAAAACACTCTAACGACAAACGCATTCCTTAAATGGGGTACAGAAGCGCAAAAAGAAAAATACTTGGGCGCAATGGCTTCTAAATGGGTTGGCGCTTACGCTTTGTCTGAATCATCTTCTGGTTCTGATGCATTCGCATTGAAACTTAAAGCAGAAGATAAAGGTGATAAATGGGTTTTGAATGGTTCAAAACTTTGGATCACAAACGGTAACGAAGCTGACGTATTCATCTGCTTTGCAAACATCGACCACGCAAAAGGCTACAAAGGCATCACAGCGTTCATCGTTGAGAAATCTTTCAAAGGCTTCAAAGTTGGTAAAAAAGAAGACAAACTAGGTATCCGCGCTTCTTCTACTTGCGAATTGCTGTTCGAAAACTGCGAAGTACCAAAAGAAAACGTACTTGGCGAAGTTGGCAAAGGCTACAAAATCGCTATCGAAACATTGAATGAAGGTCGTATCGGTATCGGCGCACAAATGATCGGTATCGCTCAAGGCGCTTACGAAGCAGCATTGGGTTATGTTAAAGGTCGTGAGCAGTTCGGCAAACCAATTGCTCATTTCCAAGGCGTTCAATTCCAGTTGGCAGAAATGCGTACTGAATTGGAAGCCGCTCGTTTGATGGTTTACAACGCCGCTCGTTTGAAAGACGCGGGTCTTGATTTCATCGAATCAGCAGCGATGGCGAAACTTTACTCTTCTCGTGCAGCGGAAAAGATCACTTCTAAAGCGATCGATTTGTTCGGCGGCAACGGATTCACTAAAGAATACCCAGTTGAAAAGTTCTGGAGAGATGCAAAAATTGGTCAAATCTACGAAGGTACGACTAACATGCAACTTCAAACGATCGCTAAAATGGAATTGGACAAATAGTTCGGCGGGAGCCAAGGAGGCTGCAGCGCCGGCGGCGCGAAAGCTGGACTTCGCCCCGACATTGATTCAAAATGGTCGGATGAAACGTATTCTTCCGGCACTTTTAATTCTAGTTTCTATAAATGCCAAAGGTGCTGATTCAAAATCAGCACCTTTTGTTTTTCGCCTGCATCTTTCGGGCGAACCCACACAAATGGATCCGAATCGTCAAAAGACTTCGGCTTCCAGCTATCTTTTAGCGAATCTTTTCCGCAATATTTATATCTATGATAACGACAAGGGACTGGTCCCTGATCTGGGCTCTTGCACCCGTGAAAAATCACAAGCTTTGGTCTGCAAGTTAAAGAAAGACCTTCAATGGAGTGATGGCTCCCCGCTGACTTCAGCGGATTTTCTACGTACTTACAAGAAAATGTTAAATCCAAAAGTCGCAGCTCCGCGCGCGGATTTATTATTCAAAGTTAAAAACGCAGAGGACATTTATAAAGGCCTTAAAGAGATCGACACACTAGGCATCATCGCACCAGACCCGGTGACTTTACGTTTTGAATTTCAAGGAAAAGCCCCGGACTTTGAATACAACCTGACAAGCTTTCTGCTCGCTCCTACCAAAGAAGATGTGAAAGTTTACTCGGGCCCTTACAAACTGAAAGAGTGGCTGCAAGGACAACGAATCACGCTGGAACCTAATTTCAAATATCAAGGCGGGCACCCACAGCGTCCGTTGGTAGAGTTTCTTTTTATCGAAGAAGACACTGTCGCTTTGCAACTGTACGAGAAAAACCAGCTACAGTTGCTTCGCCGACTCCCCACTTTATTTATTCCTAAATCTAAAAACCGCCCCGACTTTCACTGGATTTCAGCGATTCGCTTTGATTACTTGGGTTTCGGACCTGATTTGCAGAAAAGCGACGAGCTCCGTAAAGCTTTGACTTACTCTCTCAACTATCCGGAATTGCAAAAGCTTTTTTCTTCGAAAGGTCGTCCAGGTTGTGCCGGTTTACCTGACTCCTGGTTTCCTGAAAAAGCACCCTGCTATGATTTCGATCTTAAGAAAGTTCCAAAAGTTAAAAGCGACAAAACGTTCACTTTGATGTTTTCCTCTTTAGGTGGCGAAGATCACAAGCGTGCGACGGAATGGATGCAGGCGCAATGGCAGAAAAATGCGAACCTGCGCCTGCACCTGGAAATGAAGGAAAACAAAGTTTTCATCAACGAACTTCAGACCAATCCTCCGGCGATGTTTCGTAAAGGTATTGCTCCGGATCGACCGACTTGCCTGGCAGCACTGGAAACTTTTGCCAGCGACAGCCCCGAAAATTACATTCAACTGAAAAGTCCCGAATATGACAAAATCCTCGAGCAATTGGGGAACTCCGTGAAAACTGCCGAACAGAAAAAATTATGTCTCACAGGGGTAAAATTTCTGATGGATCGAAACCTGATCATTCCCTTAGGAGCATTTGATTTTGCTATGTTGATCAAGCCGGAATTTGTTGGATGGAAATTCAATCAAATGAATCAGCTGGACTTGTCGCAGTTACATCCAAGACCTTAAACTGTAACCATATGACATTGTTACCCCAATCCGTGGATATCCTGAAAGATCAGATCGTTTTTAATGAGGGCGACGCCGGAGATTGCGCTTACATCATCGAAAAAGGTCGCGTACTTGTTTACCTCTCCAAAGATCAGGAAGAAATTCCTATTTCAATTTTGGGTGAAGGCGAAATTTTTGGTGAGATGTCATTGATCGACAATCAGGATCGCTCCGCTTCTGTCCGCGCGTTGGAAGATGTCAGACTTAGCATTGTAACCAAGCAACAACTTTTAGAACGCGTTTCTATGGCGGACACAGTTGTGCAGCTTTTAATGCGTGTTTTACTCAAAAGACTTCGTCGCAATACCAATATGAATTTGGGTGGCAACCTTAAGATCGCCGATATGCAAATCGAAAGCATGATGGGCACTGACGATGGCGCGGCGGACGCCTTGCAAAAAATCAAATTGGAAAATGAAATCTTTCAAGCTTTCCAAAACAAAGAATTCGAGCTTTTCTATCAACCGATCGTGGAACTTAAATCCCGCAAAATCAAAGGCTGCGAAGCTTTGCTTCGTTGGAAAAGTCCAACGCGTGGCTTGATCTCTCCGAATGTTTTCATCGACGTGATTGAAAACTCCTCGATGGTTATTCCTATCGGTCACTGGATTATCAATGCGGCTTTGAAAGAATTGAAAGTCATTCAGGATCATTTAAAATCCAAAAGCAAAAACAAAGAAGCTGATGAATTCATGATGAGTATCAACATTTCCGGCCGTCAATTCACTCACTCAGACTTCCTGGAAAACTTGGAAGACCTGCGCGAAAAACAAGGTTTGGATGCTAAAAACATCAAACTTGAAGTGACAGAACGTGTGATGATGGATGGAGTTTTAGCGCTTGAAACTTTACATAAATGCCGTCAACACGGTTACGCTATTTCAATTGATGACTTCGGCACCGGCTTTTCAAGCTTGCAGTAT contains these protein-coding regions:
- a CDS encoding ScpA family protein: MSITVQLPKFEGPLGLLLYLIRKEEMDIMDIKIHEITKQYLDYIRLMKELDLEVAGEFIAMASTLIQIKSRMLLPQYNENGEVIEQEDPRKELVQKLLEYQKYQEAAKLLYDRPLVGRDVWLRGSREKLDEKEDEIILEDNALFALISSYRKVLRSVKKKVHEVKAKAQSISSRVLELKDYLIVGRKITMMELVNATEDRARQALITFLSLLELGKMGFVGLYQSEVYSDIWVDTKKPIETDVLSRVEEYDSMGADRIAEQMMADAKKADPTEDLMDDSADEAPVEQQAQMSFVETPMDFTAGMSDLTAEIAGMDAELDFLEAEEGGAEAASDEEILAAEGELEEMATETVAASEVIVEMAQETVAEVEAELQLEEAMTEEAITAAEEILADTTVEMTEVVAETEVEAPFETVVEPISESFIETEVEEQLEVATFEPAEAVAVVAAEMVATSDDVVAESELIFEEFIDTDPKTEAEA
- a CDS encoding site-2 protease family protein, which gives rise to MDIAEIGAKIGIYFIPFLFALCFHEFAHGWVARLRGDNTAEQMGRLSMNPLVHMDMIGTFILPLVSIVLATPIFFGWAKPVPVNSRNLKNPRVDMFWIALAGPLSNILLAIVAAFLIGFLAKFFSASIYFKPVFEILKAFLMTNLFLAFFNMIPLHPLDGGKVLARFLPAQLNYKLEQNEQITSMVLMGLVLTGALRILAIPVFWSAQSLLTLALAGFGIS
- a CDS encoding acyl-CoA dehydrogenase — encoded protein: MSDVTNARPALTTLSEDETAFRDAVRAFAESEIKPHVTHMDEKAEMNKDILKKLFEMGLMGIETPEKYGGAGSTFTMACLAVEEIGRVDGSVSVLVDVQNTLTTNAFLKWGTEAQKEKYLGAMASKWVGAYALSESSSGSDAFALKLKAEDKGDKWVLNGSKLWITNGNEADVFICFANIDHAKGYKGITAFIVEKSFKGFKVGKKEDKLGIRASSTCELLFENCEVPKENVLGEVGKGYKIAIETLNEGRIGIGAQMIGIAQGAYEAALGYVKGREQFGKPIAHFQGVQFQLAEMRTELEAARLMVYNAARLKDAGLDFIESAAMAKLYSSRAAEKITSKAIDLFGGNGFTKEYPVEKFWRDAKIGQIYEGTTNMQLQTIAKMELDK
- a CDS encoding peptide ABC transporter substrate-binding protein, which gives rise to MKRILPALLILVSINAKGADSKSAPFVFRLHLSGEPTQMDPNRQKTSASSYLLANLFRNIYIYDNDKGLVPDLGSCTREKSQALVCKLKKDLQWSDGSPLTSADFLRTYKKMLNPKVAAPRADLLFKVKNAEDIYKGLKEIDTLGIIAPDPVTLRFEFQGKAPDFEYNLTSFLLAPTKEDVKVYSGPYKLKEWLQGQRITLEPNFKYQGGHPQRPLVEFLFIEEDTVALQLYEKNQLQLLRRLPTLFIPKSKNRPDFHWISAIRFDYLGFGPDLQKSDELRKALTYSLNYPELQKLFSSKGRPGCAGLPDSWFPEKAPCYDFDLKKVPKVKSDKTFTLMFSSLGGEDHKRATEWMQAQWQKNANLRLHLEMKENKVFINELQTNPPAMFRKGIAPDRPTCLAALETFASDSPENYIQLKSPEYDKILEQLGNSVKTAEQKKLCLTGVKFLMDRNLIIPLGAFDFAMLIKPEFVGWKFNQMNQLDLSQLHPRP
- a CDS encoding EAL domain-containing protein, which gives rise to MEIQSNESAGLVAVTSKTLNCNHMTLLPQSVDILKDQIVFNEGDAGDCAYIIEKGRVLVYLSKDQEEIPISILGEGEIFGEMSLIDNQDRSASVRALEDVRLSIVTKQQLLERVSMADTVVQLLMRVLLKRLRRNTNMNLGGNLKIADMQIESMMGTDDGAADALQKIKLENEIFQAFQNKEFELFYQPIVELKSRKIKGCEALLRWKSPTRGLISPNVFIDVIENSSMVIPIGHWIINAALKELKVIQDHLKSKSKNKEADEFMMSINISGRQFTHSDFLENLEDLREKQGLDAKNIKLEVTERVMMDGVLALETLHKCRQHGYAISIDDFGTGFSSLQYLTQMPITYLKIDRSFVMKVLSDPKSKAVVSGIIFLAREMDFEIIAEGIEHQDEALVLETLGAQWGQGYLFSKPVDHFAFMQLI